One Symbiobacterium terraclitae genomic region harbors:
- a CDS encoding UvrD-helicase domain-containing protein, with protein MSGDVRWTPEQEQAITARGANLLVAAAAGSGKTAVLVERVIRRLIDPADPMDVDELLVVTFTEAAATEMRDRIGAALQAALAQDPENERLQRQLALLGRASISTLHSFCLTLVRQYFYRLGLDPSVGVMGEHEALLLRHEVLDELFARRFDEEEDGPFHALVDRYGGGRDDEGLRKLVLAVYDHMQSLPWPEEWLEESLARFDVSEGAAIDDLPWWPPLRRQVRLTLLRAADSLADAGRLARRPLGPLAYADLLEAEEAAVRRAAEAETWAEMAEAVQGIAFGRLPGTGKGAVDEALKEAAQGLRNAAKKAVKELQERYFCRPAADWLADLRAVAPHLRTLGEVVREFAAAFRAAKAAQSAIDFNDLERFALELLRDPASTPDRLVPSDVARDLRARYKEVLVDEYQDINGVQDAILTLVARDGEEGPPNRFMVGDVKQSIYRFRHADPGLFLAKYAAYRPWRGNAEAASADAAPGARIVLGANFRSRQGVVDAVNFLFRQIMTAEAGEIAYDRDAELVYRAGYPPLPAGGDGPTEPPVELHLLDGEGSGGADGSDAGDTEASGEADGADGQDGDDGDALAAELADLTAIEREARLIARRIREMVDGTPDRPPLQVWDRKARAYRRVQHRDIVILLRATTGRVNTVIEVLSQAGIPAYGQMATGYFSATEVEVFLSLLQILDNPRQDIALAAVLHSPIVGLSAADLARIRLADPRGSFYDALLAAATPAASRPEAAATADPVAGPERVVERAAATAPESAPAYGGVSGSEADEGRLDQVLARFLGALERWRTLARRRPLSQVVWQIFQETGYLHYVGGMPGGSQRQANLLALYERARQFDQFARQGLFRFLRFIERLRAESADMGAAPALGEGEDVVRLMSIHKSKGLEFPVVFVAGLGSKFARQDLSGDLLLERGLGFGPMLVDPEVRVKYPTLAYHAVRESTRFASLAEELRVLYVALTRPRERLVLVGSAARLRSRCERWARAAAVAGWALPESLLLSADDYLDWVGPAVLRHAGGEPLRTLAGLSLDTASGLDAEVLGDRSRWQVTIWDPEAQQRLLELPGAGGEREELDWARIGAAEPLDRPLDEALGEALRARFAWRYPYEPVVRRFGKLSVTELKGHFDPDADAPGEPLVGSGEDERAQPAGSSLSGRPRFLQEERKGLSPTERGTVMHLVLQHLDLTRPLDAADVAAQVDGLVRRELLTAQQAAAVDTEAIASFFASPLGLRIRQRPDRVRRELSFTLAVPASEVYPDLPAAVACDDVVIVQGMIDLLLEEEDGYVLVDYKTDRREPEQAALRYGTQIRVYRRAVEEILGRPVKEAYLHFLASHRSLSV; from the coding sequence TTGAGCGGTGACGTGCGCTGGACACCGGAGCAGGAGCAGGCGATCACGGCGCGGGGCGCCAACCTGCTGGTGGCGGCCGCGGCCGGCTCCGGCAAGACGGCGGTGCTGGTGGAGCGGGTGATCCGGCGGCTGATCGACCCCGCAGACCCCATGGACGTGGACGAGCTCCTGGTCGTCACCTTTACCGAGGCCGCCGCCACGGAAATGCGCGACCGCATCGGCGCCGCGCTGCAGGCGGCCCTGGCGCAGGACCCCGAGAACGAACGGCTGCAGCGGCAGCTGGCCCTTCTGGGCCGGGCGTCCATCAGCACGCTGCACAGCTTCTGCCTCACCCTCGTGCGCCAGTACTTCTACCGGCTGGGGCTCGACCCGTCGGTGGGCGTGATGGGGGAGCACGAGGCGCTGCTCCTTCGCCACGAGGTGCTGGACGAGCTCTTCGCCCGCCGCTTCGATGAGGAGGAGGACGGGCCGTTCCACGCCCTGGTGGATCGCTACGGCGGCGGCCGGGACGACGAGGGCCTCAGGAAGCTGGTGCTCGCGGTCTACGACCACATGCAGTCGCTGCCCTGGCCCGAGGAGTGGCTGGAGGAGAGCCTGGCCCGCTTCGACGTGTCCGAGGGCGCCGCCATCGACGACCTGCCCTGGTGGCCGCCGCTCCGGCGGCAGGTCAGGCTCACGCTGCTGCGGGCAGCCGACTCCCTGGCTGACGCGGGCCGCCTCGCGCGCAGGCCGCTCGGCCCCCTGGCGTACGCTGACCTGCTCGAAGCCGAGGAGGCCGCGGTGCGGCGGGCAGCCGAGGCCGAGACCTGGGCGGAGATGGCAGAAGCCGTCCAGGGGATCGCCTTCGGTCGGCTGCCCGGGACGGGGAAGGGCGCGGTCGACGAGGCGCTGAAGGAGGCCGCACAGGGCCTGCGGAACGCGGCGAAGAAGGCCGTGAAGGAGCTGCAGGAGCGCTACTTCTGCCGCCCCGCGGCCGACTGGCTGGCCGACCTGCGGGCGGTGGCCCCCCACCTGCGCACGCTGGGCGAGGTCGTGCGGGAGTTCGCCGCGGCGTTCCGGGCCGCCAAGGCGGCGCAGTCAGCCATCGACTTCAACGACCTGGAGCGGTTCGCCCTGGAACTGCTGCGCGACCCTGCCTCCACCCCGGACCGACTGGTGCCCTCCGACGTCGCCCGGGACCTGCGGGCGCGCTACAAGGAGGTCCTGGTGGACGAGTACCAGGACATCAACGGCGTGCAGGACGCGATCCTGACGCTGGTGGCCCGGGACGGGGAGGAGGGCCCGCCCAACCGGTTCATGGTGGGCGACGTGAAGCAGTCGATCTACCGCTTCCGCCACGCCGACCCCGGGCTCTTCCTGGCCAAGTACGCCGCGTACCGCCCCTGGCGGGGGAACGCCGAAGCCGCTTCGGCAGACGCCGCTCCCGGCGCCCGCATCGTGCTCGGCGCCAACTTCCGCAGCCGGCAGGGCGTGGTGGACGCCGTCAACTTCCTCTTCCGGCAGATCATGACCGCCGAGGCGGGCGAGATCGCTTACGACCGCGACGCCGAGCTGGTCTACCGCGCCGGCTACCCGCCGCTCCCTGCCGGCGGCGACGGCCCGACCGAGCCCCCGGTCGAGCTGCACCTGCTGGACGGCGAGGGATCCGGCGGGGCTGACGGCAGCGATGCGGGAGACACCGAGGCGAGCGGCGAGGCGGACGGTGCCGATGGGCAGGACGGCGACGACGGCGACGCGCTCGCAGCCGAGCTGGCCGACCTGACGGCGATCGAGCGGGAGGCCCGCCTCATCGCCCGGCGCATCCGGGAGATGGTCGACGGAACGCCGGACCGGCCGCCCCTGCAGGTCTGGGACCGGAAGGCGCGGGCGTACCGCAGGGTACAGCATCGCGACATCGTCATCCTGCTCCGGGCCACCACCGGGCGGGTCAACACGGTGATCGAGGTGCTGAGCCAGGCCGGCATCCCGGCGTACGGCCAGATGGCCACGGGCTACTTCAGCGCTACGGAGGTGGAGGTCTTCCTCAGCCTCCTGCAGATCCTCGACAACCCCCGGCAGGACATCGCGCTGGCCGCGGTGCTCCATTCGCCCATCGTCGGCCTGTCCGCTGCCGACCTGGCCCGCATCCGTCTGGCCGACCCCCGGGGCTCCTTCTACGACGCCCTGTTGGCAGCCGCCACGCCTGCGGCCAGCCGGCCGGAAGCCGCCGCGACTGCGGATCCGGTGGCCGGCCCGGAACGGGTTGTCGAGCGCGCCGCTGCGACTGCGCCGGAATCCGCCCCGGCGTACGGCGGCGTCAGCGGGTCCGAGGCCGATGAGGGCCGGCTGGACCAGGTCCTCGCCCGGTTCCTCGGCGCCCTGGAGCGGTGGCGGACCCTCGCCCGGCGCCGGCCGCTGAGCCAGGTGGTATGGCAGATCTTCCAGGAGACCGGCTACCTGCACTACGTGGGGGGCATGCCCGGCGGGTCGCAGCGGCAGGCCAACCTGCTCGCGCTCTACGAGCGGGCCCGCCAGTTCGACCAGTTCGCGCGCCAGGGGCTCTTCCGGTTCCTCCGCTTCATCGAGCGGCTCAGGGCCGAGTCGGCCGACATGGGCGCCGCGCCCGCCCTGGGCGAGGGCGAGGACGTCGTGCGGCTGATGTCGATTCACAAGAGCAAGGGTCTCGAGTTCCCGGTGGTCTTCGTGGCCGGCCTCGGCAGCAAGTTCGCCCGGCAGGATCTCTCCGGCGACCTGCTGCTCGAGCGGGGACTGGGCTTCGGCCCCATGCTGGTGGACCCCGAGGTCCGGGTGAAGTACCCGACCCTCGCCTACCACGCCGTGCGGGAGTCGACCCGGTTCGCCAGCCTGGCGGAGGAGCTGCGCGTGCTCTACGTCGCCCTCACCCGACCGCGGGAGCGGCTGGTGCTGGTGGGAAGCGCAGCGCGCCTGCGCAGCCGCTGCGAGCGCTGGGCCAGGGCGGCCGCCGTGGCGGGGTGGGCCCTGCCGGAGTCGCTCCTGCTCTCGGCCGACGACTACCTCGACTGGGTGGGTCCCGCAGTGCTGCGCCACGCCGGCGGCGAGCCGCTGCGCACCCTGGCGGGCCTGTCCCTGGACACGGCGTCCGGCCTGGACGCCGAGGTCCTGGGCGACCGCTCCCGCTGGCAGGTGACCATCTGGGACCCGGAGGCGCAGCAGCGGCTGCTGGAGCTCCCGGGTGCCGGCGGGGAGCGGGAGGAGCTGGACTGGGCGCGCATCGGCGCGGCCGAGCCCCTCGACCGGCCTCTGGATGAGGCCCTGGGCGAGGCGCTGCGCGCCCGCTTTGCCTGGCGCTACCCCTACGAGCCGGTGGTGCGCCGCTTCGGCAAGCTGTCGGTGACCGAGCTGAAGGGTCACTTCGACCCCGACGCCGACGCGCCGGGCGAGCCCCTGGTCGGGTCCGGTGAGGACGAGCGGGCGCAGCCCGCGGGCAGCAGCCTGTCCGGCCGGCCCCGGTTCCTCCAGGAGGAGCGCAAGGGGCTCTCGCCCACCGAACGGGGTACGGTGATGCACCTGGTGCTGCAGCACCTGGACCTGACCCGCCCGCTGGATGCGGCAGACGTGGCGGCACAGGTGGACGGCCTCGTGCGCAGGGAGCTGCTCACGGCCCAGCAGGCGGCCGCGGTGGACACCGAGGCCATCGCCAGCTTCTTTGCCTCGCCGCTGGGCCTGCGCATCCGCCAGAGGCCCGACCGCGTCCGGCGGGAGCTCTCCTTCACGCTGGCCGTGCCGGCGTCGGAGGTCTACCCCGACCTCCCGGCGGCGGTTGCCTGCGACGATGTGGTGATCGTGCAGGGCATGATCGACCTACTTCTGGAGGAGGAAGATGGGTACGTCCTGGTAGACTACAAAACCGACCGGCGGGAGCCCGAACAGGCGGCCCTCCGTTACGGAACCCAGATCCGGGTCTACCGCAGGGCGGTGGAGGAGATCCTCGGCCGGCCCGTCAAGGAGGCGTACCTGCACTTCCTGGCCAGCCACCGGTCTCTGTCCGTGTGA
- a CDS encoding NCS2 family permease, whose protein sequence is MGSVKRTLERQFDLKAHGTTVRREVMAGLVSFVTGVHIVVVNARLMAEAGIPLAAASVATALAAGAGSLAMGLWANAPLMTVTGLGDAAIFAFTLVQGMGLRWQDALGVVAAAGLLCAALAFSPAVHGLLRGIPASLKAATSAGIGLFLAFIGLRQGGVIVSGGANLVALAKLGEPAVVLTLVTLAVAVVLYVRRVPGAFLISIAAGTLLAWVSGHAGGAGIEPPSLAAYAEVAGALSLRRIATLPFWAATFSLALVVLFENLGLMYGLLPQKEKFPRALQATSLAVVTASLLGGTPTVAAGESAAGIAAGGRTGLTAVTAGVLFLAVLAALPLVGLIPSSAVAPVLVLVGALMCEPLRSIPFDDLTEAIPAFLVILLIPLTFSVADGIAFGLVAYPLVKAAAGRWREVSPAMYAVAGLFLLYFVTRAI, encoded by the coding sequence GTGGGTTCTGTGAAGCGTACGCTCGAAAGGCAGTTTGATCTGAAGGCGCACGGCACGACGGTCCGCCGGGAGGTGATGGCCGGACTCGTCTCGTTCGTCACCGGGGTCCACATCGTGGTGGTGAACGCCAGGCTGATGGCGGAGGCGGGCATCCCGCTGGCAGCGGCCTCGGTGGCCACGGCGCTGGCGGCGGGGGCCGGGTCGCTGGCGATGGGCCTCTGGGCCAACGCTCCCCTCATGACGGTCACGGGTCTCGGCGATGCGGCGATCTTTGCGTTCACACTGGTGCAGGGGATGGGCCTGCGGTGGCAGGACGCGCTGGGGGTCGTCGCCGCGGCGGGGCTGCTCTGCGCCGCCCTGGCCTTCAGCCCGGCGGTCCACGGCCTGCTGCGGGGCATCCCCGCGTCGCTGAAGGCCGCGACCTCGGCGGGCATCGGCCTCTTCCTGGCCTTCATCGGCCTCCGCCAGGGTGGCGTGATCGTCTCCGGCGGGGCCAACCTGGTGGCGCTGGCCAAGCTGGGCGAGCCTGCCGTCGTCCTCACGCTGGTCACGCTGGCCGTCGCCGTGGTGCTCTACGTGCGGCGGGTGCCGGGAGCCTTCCTGATCAGCATCGCGGCGGGCACGCTCCTGGCCTGGGTGAGCGGCCACGCCGGCGGCGCGGGCATCGAGCCGCCTTCCCTGGCTGCGTACGCCGAGGTGGCGGGGGCCCTCTCGCTGCGGCGCATCGCCACGCTGCCCTTCTGGGCGGCCACCTTCTCGCTTGCACTGGTGGTGCTCTTCGAGAACCTGGGCCTGATGTACGGCCTGCTCCCGCAGAAGGAGAAGTTCCCGCGGGCGCTGCAGGCGACGTCCCTGGCGGTCGTCACGGCCAGCCTGCTGGGCGGCACGCCGACGGTGGCCGCGGGCGAGAGCGCGGCCGGAATCGCTGCCGGCGGCCGGACGGGGCTGACGGCCGTGACGGCGGGCGTGCTCTTCCTGGCGGTGCTGGCCGCCCTGCCGCTCGTCGGGCTGATCCCCTCCTCAGCCGTCGCGCCGGTGCTCGTGCTGGTCGGCGCGCTCATGTGCGAGCCGCTGCGGTCAATTCCCTTCGATGACCTCACCGAGGCCATCCCGGCCTTCCTGGTCATCCTGCTGATCCCGCTCACCTTCTCGGTGGCTGACGGCATCGCCTTCGGGCTGGTGGCCTACCCGCTGGTGAAGGCGGCCGCCGGCCGGTGGCGGGAGGTCAGCCCGGCCATGTACGCGGTGGCCGGCCTGTTCCTGTTGTACTTCGTGACCCGGGCGATCTGA
- a CDS encoding LysR family transcriptional regulator, whose protein sequence is MSQLKALVTVVRHNGVVRASKVMHLAQSSVTARIRALEDELGVSLFDRNGRHLTLTAYGETLLPYAERITAIADEAESVIAGMRDQAQCHLALGLASSAPYLFDDLYRELTKALPHLKLHIRTGHTGRLYQMLQDGVVHAAIIRPVEAAPQVSLVPLYEDETILISDSRRAWPAAVQPADLAGERLVVFDPGSAHAAAVDQWLRAHGLSWEPTIYTDDVEVAKQAVANGAGLCFLSELTVSREIARGQLSRVPIRTGLSRPTVLAYRTGRVPVEVLARVQTAFAHVAARCRHPDNQLA, encoded by the coding sequence ATCTCCCAGCTAAAGGCCCTGGTCACGGTGGTACGGCACAACGGGGTGGTGCGGGCGAGCAAGGTGATGCACCTGGCCCAGTCCTCTGTCACGGCCCGCATTCGGGCGCTGGAAGACGAACTCGGCGTCTCCCTGTTCGACCGGAACGGCCGACACCTGACCCTCACCGCCTACGGCGAAACGCTTCTGCCCTACGCGGAGCGGATCACTGCCATCGCGGATGAGGCCGAGTCCGTCATCGCCGGAATGCGAGACCAGGCGCAGTGCCACCTGGCTCTGGGCCTGGCCAGCAGTGCCCCGTATCTCTTTGATGACCTGTACAGGGAGCTGACGAAGGCGCTGCCGCACTTGAAGCTGCACATCCGGACAGGCCACACTGGCAGGCTCTACCAGATGCTGCAAGATGGGGTCGTGCACGCCGCGATCATCCGCCCTGTCGAGGCCGCCCCTCAGGTGTCACTGGTTCCCCTCTATGAAGATGAGACGATCTTGATCAGCGACTCCCGCCGCGCATGGCCGGCGGCCGTCCAGCCCGCTGACCTTGCGGGCGAACGACTGGTCGTCTTCGATCCCGGGTCCGCACATGCGGCTGCCGTTGACCAGTGGCTCCGCGCACATGGACTGTCATGGGAACCGACCATCTACACCGATGATGTGGAAGTGGCAAAGCAAGCTGTAGCGAATGGCGCAGGACTATGTTTTCTCTCCGAGTTGACGGTATCGCGAGAGATCGCCCGCGGCCAGCTGAGCAGGGTCCCCATCCGAACGGGCCTGTCGCGGCCCACTGTGCTGGCCTATCGCACCGGCCGGGTGCCCGTGGAGGTCTTGGCGCGCGTTCAAACAGCGTTCGCCCACGTCGCGGCGCGCTGTCGCCACCCCGACAACCAACTCGCATAG
- a CDS encoding bifunctional diguanylate cyclase/phosphodiesterase: MKRLSSLSPATRKAALTSLVYLCVSLVWIWGSDRVADRWLDTVGLGWNVQTVKGFLFVIATAVFLFLLSRNLADQAAGSQPAGSAADNAFGLGGRSGLIRRLGDLLADGREGTLMVLDVDGMRLANDSLGHDAGDALMQSVAAALISCTRTQGTAFRLDGDEFALLLPGVPTQEGYELALQMQRWLGSVGRAAGRRSRVSFCAGLVPVVPGMEPQDVLLIGQLLLRRAQQGGQGRILPPPDDDELAALQAVARWGKRLTAALRGGCLFLEYQPVVDLQCGRTAYAEALLRLRDEDGEMHPAGVFLSAAEEFRLMPEVDRWCLEQIIAVLRGHPELNLFMNLSGQSLRDPDQRRWIARRVQRAQDVADRLTLEITETAWAGDAEALRAWMNEMRALGCRFALDDLGHGFSSLAALANLPVNVVKIDGSFVVGLARNPANRSVVEAINRLARDLGLQVVAEWVEDEDTRCQLCEIGVELGQGFHLGRPKPLSALLSTLNPAVQ, translated from the coding sequence TTGAAACGACTCTCGTCTCTTTCGCCCGCGACCCGGAAAGCCGCCCTGACCTCGCTGGTCTACCTCTGCGTCTCGCTGGTCTGGATCTGGGGGTCAGACCGCGTCGCCGACCGGTGGTTGGACACGGTCGGTCTGGGCTGGAACGTGCAGACCGTGAAGGGGTTTCTCTTCGTCATCGCAACCGCCGTGTTCCTGTTCCTCCTGAGCCGCAACCTGGCCGACCAGGCTGCCGGCTCACAACCCGCCGGATCCGCCGCGGACAACGCCTTCGGCCTCGGGGGCCGGTCTGGGCTGATCCGTCGCCTGGGCGACCTGCTGGCCGACGGCCGGGAGGGGACGCTCATGGTCCTGGACGTGGACGGCATGCGGCTGGCCAACGACAGCCTCGGCCATGACGCCGGCGATGCGCTCATGCAGTCCGTGGCGGCAGCCCTGATCTCCTGCACCCGGACGCAGGGCACGGCCTTCCGCCTGGACGGCGACGAGTTCGCCCTGCTGCTGCCCGGCGTGCCCACCCAGGAGGGGTACGAGCTGGCGCTGCAGATGCAGCGCTGGCTGGGATCGGTGGGCCGGGCGGCGGGCCGGCGGAGCCGGGTCAGCTTCTGCGCCGGCCTGGTGCCCGTGGTCCCGGGCATGGAGCCCCAGGACGTGCTGCTGATCGGTCAACTGCTGCTGCGGCGTGCCCAGCAGGGGGGCCAGGGCAGGATCCTGCCCCCTCCGGACGACGACGAACTCGCCGCGCTGCAGGCCGTGGCCCGCTGGGGCAAGCGCCTGACCGCTGCACTGAGGGGCGGGTGCCTCTTCCTGGAGTACCAGCCCGTCGTCGACCTCCAGTGCGGGCGTACCGCGTACGCCGAGGCGCTCCTGCGCCTGCGGGACGAGGACGGGGAGATGCATCCCGCCGGGGTGTTCCTGAGCGCCGCCGAGGAGTTCCGGCTGATGCCCGAGGTGGACCGGTGGTGCCTGGAGCAGATCATCGCCGTGCTGCGGGGGCACCCCGAGCTGAACCTGTTCATGAACCTGTCCGGACAGAGCCTGCGCGACCCTGACCAGCGCCGGTGGATCGCCCGGCGCGTCCAGCGCGCGCAGGACGTGGCCGACCGGCTCACGCTGGAGATCACCGAGACGGCCTGGGCGGGCGACGCCGAGGCCCTGCGCGCGTGGATGAACGAGATGCGCGCCCTGGGCTGCCGCTTCGCGCTGGACGACCTGGGGCACGGGTTCTCGTCGCTGGCCGCGCTGGCCAACCTGCCGGTGAACGTAGTCAAGATCGACGGCTCCTTCGTGGTGGGCCTCGCGCGCAACCCGGCCAACCGGTCGGTGGTGGAGGCGATCAACCGGCTGGCCCGGGACCTGGGGCTTCAGGTGGTCGCCGAGTGGGTGGAGGACGAGGACACCCGGTGCCAGCTCTGCGAGATCGGCGTGGAGCTGGGCCAGGGGTTCCACCTGGGGCGGCCGAAACCGCTCTCTGCACTGCTCAGCACTCTGAACCCCGCCGTCCAGTGA